CTGACCGCAAAGCGCGGCAGCGATCCGATGAAGCCAGATAGCTGGCGAAAGGCGCCGCGACCCGTCCTCGCCAAGTCACCCGCCACGAACGTCTGGGCGCCCGGGCACAACGGCTTCTTCACGGCGCGCGGGCGCAGCTGGATCATCTATCACGCCAATGCCGCCGCCGATCAGGGCTGCGGCGCGCGCCGCGCCCCGCACGTCCAGGAGATCCGCTGGACCGCCGACGGCAAGCCGGTCTTTCCGGTGCCCTCCAGCGGTCCCGCACCTGCGCCCTGAGCGTCGTTCAGTCCGCCCGCGCGCTCGTCATCGGCGGCACCACACCCTTCGGCGCGGCCGTCAGTCGCCGGATCAGATCGACCTCGGCCTGGCGATAGGGCTTGCCGTCGGCGCGGAACACCTCGTGGAACCAGATCGTCGGCTCGGCCAGGACATAGGGCTTTTGCCAGCTGTCCCACGGGTATCGCGTCTGCGTCTTACCATCGACGAAGCCCCAGTTCATCATCGCGACGTTGTATCGCTTGCCGATCGGCAGCGACCCGTCGAACGTCGACCCGTTACCGCGCGCCATGTATTCGGTACACAGGATCGGGCGGTTGTACGGCAGGAGCTGGCGGATGCGCCGCTCGAACGTCTCCGGCCAGTTATAGTCGTGGAAGGTGATGACGTCCGACTGGCCGAGCTGCAGCCGCTCCATCGGCGACGCCTTGCCGCCCGGCGTCCAGTCCTCGCCGATCCACACGCCGGAGGTGATGGGCTGCGTCGGGTTCGCGTCGCGCGCCCATTCGAACACCTGCGCCAGCAGCGCACGGACCAGCGGCTCCTTGCCCTCCTGCCCCTTATACTGGTCCGCGCCGTTGTCGGGCTCGTTCCACAGGTCCCAGCCGAGCACGCGCTCGTCGCGCGCGAACGCGCCGATCACGCCCTGGACATACGCCTTGTAGGCCGGATAGCGGCTCTTGTCGCGAAGCCCCGCCATGCCCGGACCCTGCACCCAGCCCGAATTGTGGACGCCGGGGATCGGCGGATGCTGCGGCCCGAGCTTCGGATTGGGGTCCCAGCAGCTGTCGAACAGGACGAACAGCGGCTTGATCTTGTGCCGCGCGGCGATCGTCAGGAACTCGTCGATCCGCCGCTTGAACCCCTCGGCATCCTGCGCCCAGAGCTGGTCGTGGAGGAACACGCGCATCGTGTTCATGCCGATCCCCTCGGCCAGGGCGAACTCCCGATCGATCTCGGCAGGGTTCCAGGTGTCCGCCTGCCACATCTCCAGCTGGTTGATCGCGCTGGCGGGCGCGTAGTTCGCGCCGACCAGCCAGGGCTGGCGATCGTACCACGCCTTGGCCTGTGCCGGAGTCCAGCGGTCGCGCGCCTCTGCGGGCATGGCGAGGATGGTGAGCGAGGCGAGCAGCCCCGCGACGATGCGCTTCATCTGTTTCTCCCTGGTCGCGCGTTCAGCGTTCGACGAACAGCCGATAGGTCATGACGTTGCGATAGGTCTGTCCGGGTGTCAGCCGGACCGACGGAAAGCCCCTCTGGTTGGGCGCATCGGGAAAGATTTGCGGCTCCATGACGATCGCGTCCCCCATGCGCAGGATCGCGTTCTTCTTGGCCTTGATCGTCCCGTCGAAGAAATTGCCGGAATAGAATTGCAGCCCGGGCTGGTTCGACCACAGCTCGAACCCGCGGCCGGAGCCCGGATCGACGACGCGCGCCATCAGATGCTCGCCCGGCGTCACGCGATCGCCGATCACCCAATTGTGATCGTAGCCGCCGCCATATTCGATCTGCGGATCGCTCGCGTCGCGGACCCGGTCGCCGACCGCGCGGGGACGGCGAAAGTCGAAGGCGGTACCCGCCACCGACTTGTGCCCGCCGGTCGGGATCGACGTCGCATCGGTCGGCGTGAAGCGATCGGCGGGGATCGTCACGACATGCCCCATCGCGCTGCGCGGGCTGCCGACGCCGGCCAGGTTCCAATAGGCGTGGTTCGACAGGTTGACCACGGTCGGCCTGTCGGTGGTCGCGCGATATTCGATCGTCAGGCGATTGTCCTCGCCCAGCGAATAGGTGGCATAGGTCGTCAGCGTGCCCGGATAGCCCATGTCGCCGTCCGGACTGACATAGCGCAGCGTCACCGACGCCGTCGGCCCGCTCTTCACCTCGGCCACGTCCCACAGCACCTTGTCGAAGCCCTTGGTGCCGCCGTGCAGCGAGTTGGGCCCGTTGTTGACGGGCACCGAGTATCGCTTGCCGTCCAGCGTAAAGCGCCCCCGGGCGATGCGATTGGCGACGCGCCCGACCGTGGCGCCGAAGAATTCGGGCTTGGCCAGATAACCGTCGATCGTGTCGTAGCCGATCTGCACGTCCTCGATCGTGCCCTTGCGATCAGGCATCCTCAGCGCCTGGATCGAGGCGCCGAGCGCGATGATCGTGGCCGAAACGCCCTTGCCGTTCGACAGCGTGACCGCGGCGACGGGGCGGCCGTCGGGCATCGCGCCGAACGTCGACCGCTTCGCCTCACCCGCGAACGCGGGATGCGCGACTAGCGCCCATGCCGCCACGCCGATCGCCCAGTGCGTGCGCCTCATCCTGCTCCCCTCACCTTATCCCGACCTCGTAGCCGGTACGGAATCGGATCGTAGCGCGTGGGTTTTTGGTTACACAAGCCGGCTAGATCGAATAAATAAGATAAAAGCATATTGTCGCCGCTTCGAGCTTCAAATATGTCTGAGTTATCCAGGTGGAAAACCGCCGGGCGGCACGAAGGGGAGAGATGATGAAGGCCAAGACGTTCATGCTGGCGACGGCGTCGCTGATCGCCGTTGCGGGTACCCCTGCGCTCGCGCAGAGCGGTGCGCAGGAAACGCCCAAGCCGGAGACCGCGTCCGACCAGAGCGCCAATCCCGCTTCGCCCGCACCCTCCGTTCAGGAAGGCGCGGCAGAGGATGGCGAGATCGTCGTCACCGGCCTTCGCCGCAGCCTCGAATCGGCTCAGGCGGTGAAGCGCAACTCCGACGGGATCGTCGATGCGATTGTCGCCGAGGATATCGGCAAGCTGCCCGACACCTTCGCCTCCGCCGCCCTTGCGCGCGTGACCGGCGTTCAGGTGACGCGTGGCGGCGGCGAGGCGGCGGGCGTGCAGGTGCGCGGCCTTCCCGACATCAGCACCACCTATAACGGGCGCGAGATCTTCACCGCCGAAGGGCGCTTCGTGCAGATCCAGGATTTCCCCGCCGGCACCGTCGCCGCGCTCGAAGTCTACAAGTCCGGCACCGCGAACCTGATCGAGGGCGGCATCGGTGGCCAGATCAACGTGCGCGGCCGTCGCCCGTTCGACTTCAACGGGTTCGAACTGTCGGGCTCGCTCAACGGCGTCGCCTGGCATCAGTCGGGCGACCTGTCCTGGAACGGCAACCTGCTGATCAGCAACCGCTGGGACACCGGGATCGGCGAGATGGGCCTGCTGGTGAACGCCAGCTATGTCGGCATCAACTTCCTCGATTCGACGCGCGAGCAGTCGCTCGTCATCGGTACGACCAATGAGGGCAATGCGCCCGGCGCCGCCAACGTCCGTTTCCCCGACGCGCAGGGCCTGTTCTATGGCTATGGCGACCGCTTCCGCCCGTCGGCCAACGCGGCCTTTCAGTGGAAGCCGACGCCCGAGCTCGAAATCTATGTCGACGGGCTGTTCCAGGGCTATCGCGGCAAGGACGAGAACCGGTTCCTGTTCTTTCCGATCTTCGGCGGTCCCGATTTTCGCCTCAGCAACGTGACGACGCGGCCGGGTACCAACATCGCCCAGAGCGCGACGGTGACGGGCGCCAATGCGCCCGACGGCTATTATGGCGCGGCGCAGGGCCACACCGACACCTATCAGGTCGGCGGCGGCGCGACGTGGAAGAAGGGCGGGCTGCAATTGTCGGCGGACGTCGCCTATACCGACAGCAAGTACACATTCGACCTCAACAACATCGACCACGCCTTCCGCACGTCGCCAGTGCGCGACGTGATCTTCGAAGTTGACGGCAACGACGGCGGCCCCAGCCTCAGCTTCCGCGATTTCGACGTGACGGACCCGAACAATTTCCTCAGCCGCGGCTTCTTCCAGGAAAACCTGGTCGTGACCGGCAAGGACATTCAGGCGCGCGCTGACGCGCAGTATGATTTCGACGGCGGCTTCATCAAGCGCATCCAGGCAGGCGTGCGCTACAACGACCGCGACGCGACGCGCGACCGCGGCTCGCTCTACATCTTCAACCTGCCGGCCGGCATCCCGCTGACCGCGCTACCCGTCGACATCCAGTCGACGCGGCCGGGCTTCGACTACAACAACGCCTTCCCGATCCGGACCTTCGCGGCGATCCCGGCGGACAGCATCCGCGACAATCTGGCCGCGCTCCGCGCCTTTTATGGCGCGCCGGAGGGCCAGCCGCCGTTCAACCCCACCGAAAACTTCGTCGCCAACGAACGGTCCTATGCCGCCTATGCGCAGGTGAAGTACGGCTTCGATCTCAGCAGCGACATCAGCCTCGACGGCCTGATCGGTCTGCGCGCGGTCAAGACCGAGACGACGATCAGCGGCTTCGTTCAGAACAATACCGACAACCCGCCGACCTTCTCGCCGATCACGGCCGAGAACGACTATACCGACTATCTTCCGAACGCGAGCGCGCGCTTCAACATCGGCGGTGAGGTGCAGTTTCGCCTCAACTATACGCAGACGCGCACGCGGCCGAACTTCTTCGACCTCAACCCGACGCTCACCGTCGGCCCGCCGCCGACGATCGACCCCAACAACCCGCCCAACCCCAACGATCCCAACAGCAACCTGCGCTTCATCAGCGGCGGCAATCCCAATCTTCGTCCGCTGACGTCGGACAATTACGACATCAGCCTCGAATGGTATTTCTCGCGGTCGGGGTCGCTGACGGGCGCGCTGTTCCGGCGCGATGCGAACGGCTTCATCAGCCGCATCCAGCTTGCGCCGGTCGATGTCGGCTATGGGCCTTCGCGCCTCGACCTGCCCGAAAATACCGGCAGCACGCGCTTCCAGGGTGCCGAGATCGGGTTCACCAGCTTCCTCGACATCGAGGGCATTCCCGATTGGGCGCGCGGCTTCGGCATTCAGGCGAACGCGACGTACATCGATTCGAAGGGCGACCTGAACACCACGCTCGCCAGCGCGCCGAACATCGACGGGCGCCAGGTGCGCTTCAACGGCGTTTCGGAATGGGCGGGCAACCTCGTCGGCCTGTACGAGAAGCCCTTCTTCTCGGCTCGCCTCGCCTACAACTACCGCTCCGACTTCGTGCAATTCTACAGCCAGGAGCCGCTCGACGTCGGGGCCGACGGCAGCCCGCGCACGCGCGGCGTGATCGAGCGCGGGCGCGGCCAGCTCGACTTCTCGACGACCGTGACGCCGATCCCCAACGTCACGTTCGCCTTCGACGTGGTCAACCTGCTCGGCAATCCGCTCCGCCGCTATCGCGAGTTCAACGACGCGGGCGACGACTATACCCGGCAGGTTCTGTATCTCGAGCGGACCTATTCGTTCGGCGTGAGGTTCCGGTTCTGATGATGAAGAAGCTCGTGCTCGCCTCCGTCGTGATGCTCCTGGGGGCCGCCGCGCCGGCGCCCCAGGGCAACCCGCAGTTCCAGGGCGCCGATCCGCACGCGCTGATGATCGGCGGCGAATTGTGGGTCTTTCCCACCGGCGGCCCGGTCGGCGCGTGGGATGCCGACCGCTTCCACGCCTTCTCCTCGCGCGATCTGAAAAGCTGGCGCGACCGGGGCGAGCTTCTCAACCGCAAGTCGATCCGCTGGGTCCGCGACGACGGCGCGCCCGAGCGGTTCCTCTGGGCGCCTGGCGTCGCTCAGGCCAACGGCAAATGGTACCTCTACTACTCGCTCGGCCCCAACACGCCCAAGTTCAGCCATATCGGCGTCGCCGTCTCCGACCGGCCCGAAGGACCCTATCGCGACAGCGGCAAGCCGCTGCTGACCGGACGCCAGGGGTTCGAGGCGATCGATCCGATGGTCTATGTCGATCCGAAGACCGGCACGCCCTATTTCTATGCCGGCGGCAGCGCGGGCTCGACGCTGCGCGTGTTCGAGCTCAATCGCGACATGGTCTCGATCAAGCGCGAGATCGCCGTCGCCAACCCGCCCCAATTCACCGAGGGCGCGTTCATGCACGAGCGCGGCGGCACCTATTATCTTTCCTACAGCCACGGCCGCTTCAACGGCGCGAGCTATTCGGTACACTACGCCACCGGCCCGTCGCCGACCGGACCCTTCACCTATCGCGGCGCGATCCTGACCAGCGATGCGACGCACAAGGGGCCGGGCCATCACAGCTTCGTGACCACGCCAAAGGGCGAGACGCTGATCGTCTATCATCGGTGGGAGAATCCGCCCGGG
This is a stretch of genomic DNA from Sphingomonas sp. Y38-1Y. It encodes these proteins:
- a CDS encoding cellulase family glycosylhydrolase, whose translation is MKRIVAGLLASLTILAMPAEARDRWTPAQAKAWYDRQPWLVGANYAPASAINQLEMWQADTWNPAEIDREFALAEGIGMNTMRVFLHDQLWAQDAEGFKRRIDEFLTIAARHKIKPLFVLFDSCWDPNPKLGPQHPPIPGVHNSGWVQGPGMAGLRDKSRYPAYKAYVQGVIGAFARDERVLGWDLWNEPDNGADQYKGQEGKEPLVRALLAQVFEWARDANPTQPITSGVWIGEDWTPGGKASPMERLQLGQSDVITFHDYNWPETFERRIRQLLPYNRPILCTEYMARGNGSTFDGSLPIGKRYNVAMMNWGFVDGKTQTRYPWDSWQKPYVLAEPTIWFHEVFRADGKPYRQAEVDLIRRLTAAPKGVVPPMTSARAD
- a CDS encoding aldose epimerase family protein → MRRTHWAIGVAAWALVAHPAFAGEAKRSTFGAMPDGRPVAAVTLSNGKGVSATIIALGASIQALRMPDRKGTIEDVQIGYDTIDGYLAKPEFFGATVGRVANRIARGRFTLDGKRYSVPVNNGPNSLHGGTKGFDKVLWDVAEVKSGPTASVTLRYVSPDGDMGYPGTLTTYATYSLGEDNRLTIEYRATTDRPTVVNLSNHAYWNLAGVGSPRSAMGHVVTIPADRFTPTDATSIPTGGHKSVAGTAFDFRRPRAVGDRVRDASDPQIEYGGGYDHNWVIGDRVTPGEHLMARVVDPGSGRGFELWSNQPGLQFYSGNFFDGTIKAKKNAILRMGDAIVMEPQIFPDAPNQRGFPSVRLTPGQTYRNVMTYRLFVER
- a CDS encoding TonB-dependent receptor, which translates into the protein MKAKTFMLATASLIAVAGTPALAQSGAQETPKPETASDQSANPASPAPSVQEGAAEDGEIVVTGLRRSLESAQAVKRNSDGIVDAIVAEDIGKLPDTFASAALARVTGVQVTRGGGEAAGVQVRGLPDISTTYNGREIFTAEGRFVQIQDFPAGTVAALEVYKSGTANLIEGGIGGQINVRGRRPFDFNGFELSGSLNGVAWHQSGDLSWNGNLLISNRWDTGIGEMGLLVNASYVGINFLDSTREQSLVIGTTNEGNAPGAANVRFPDAQGLFYGYGDRFRPSANAAFQWKPTPELEIYVDGLFQGYRGKDENRFLFFPIFGGPDFRLSNVTTRPGTNIAQSATVTGANAPDGYYGAAQGHTDTYQVGGGATWKKGGLQLSADVAYTDSKYTFDLNNIDHAFRTSPVRDVIFEVDGNDGGPSLSFRDFDVTDPNNFLSRGFFQENLVVTGKDIQARADAQYDFDGGFIKRIQAGVRYNDRDATRDRGSLYIFNLPAGIPLTALPVDIQSTRPGFDYNNAFPIRTFAAIPADSIRDNLAALRAFYGAPEGQPPFNPTENFVANERSYAAYAQVKYGFDLSSDISLDGLIGLRAVKTETTISGFVQNNTDNPPTFSPITAENDYTDYLPNASARFNIGGEVQFRLNYTQTRTRPNFFDLNPTLTVGPPPTIDPNNPPNPNDPNSNLRFISGGNPNLRPLTSDNYDISLEWYFSRSGSLTGALFRRDANGFISRIQLAPVDVGYGPSRLDLPENTGSTRFQGAEIGFTSFLDIEGIPDWARGFGIQANATYIDSKGDLNTTLASAPNIDGRQVRFNGVSEWAGNLVGLYEKPFFSARLAYNYRSDFVQFYSQEPLDVGADGSPRTRGVIERGRGQLDFSTTVTPIPNVTFAFDVVNLLGNPLRRYREFNDAGDDYTRQVLYLERTYSFGVRFRF
- a CDS encoding family 43 glycosylhydrolase produces the protein MMKKLVLASVVMLLGAAAPAPQGNPQFQGADPHALMIGGELWVFPTGGPVGAWDADRFHAFSSRDLKSWRDRGELLNRKSIRWVRDDGAPERFLWAPGVAQANGKWYLYYSLGPNTPKFSHIGVAVSDRPEGPYRDSGKPLLTGRQGFEAIDPMVYVDPKTGTPYFYAGGSAGSTLRVFELNRDMVSIKREIAVANPPQFTEGAFMHERGGTYYLSYSHGRFNGASYSVHYATGPSPTGPFTYRGAILTSDATHKGPGHHSFVTTPKGETLIVYHRWENPPGPEPFKGERQIAIDRVTYAPDGSIRPIRMTDGAAAPTLPARR